A genomic window from Lycium barbarum isolate Lr01 chromosome 4, ASM1917538v2, whole genome shotgun sequence includes:
- the LOC132634958 gene encoding protein IQ-DOMAIN 22-like isoform X1, translating into MGKASKWFRGLLGLKKHDSSPPSNQTPNPTKQTKKKWSFVKSYREKEKEKDSTFIKSSHYGGGGGDGVVASNSLENNAVVSGSVSVVDPTKRAMAVAEATAVVAEAAIAAAQAAAAVVKLTSSGRATTTTSINNNNNNNTSGGTVMTWNGVSLSSSTVAVKRKGVSVGKPEDWAAVVIQSHFRAYLSRRALRALKGLVKLQALVRGHIVRQQTADYLRQIQAITRAQSRARAGRSQVSGSPHSSTKSVQFLHASPTTPEKFEHVIRARSLKHDETLLLKRNTLKSNWKVIDSEKARIRSQGSSARTSSIDDEKSCDKILEIDTGRPYATPKQRNLFHSSHLSLNSEQYSYSLTTSKESTAHQTVPSPSSCGNHEDLDEACFCTADNSPQFYSASSKGGSSKRGPFTPTKSHGSSSCLSGYSDHPNYMSYTESSKAKVRSMSAPKQRPNYEGSSSTKRYSIHGYGESRTNSQKGSFYASFSGKAYPGSGRLDRLGMPVIRADPSGFSGGLRHRY; encoded by the exons aTGGGGAAAGCATCCAAATGGTTTAGAGGTCTTCTTGGCCTCAAAAAACACGACTCATCACCCCCTTCTAACCAAACTCCAAACCCCACTaaacaaacaaagaaaaaatGGAGCTTTGTTAAATCTTacagagaaaaagaaaaagaaaaagactctacgtttattaaatcatcacactatggtggtggtggtggtgatggtgtTGTTGCATCAAATTCACTTGAAAACAACGCTGTTGTTAGTGGCAGTGTCAGTGTTGTTGATCCGACAAAGCGTGCGATGGCTGTCGCAGAAGCAACTGCTGTCGTGGCAGAAGCTGCTATTGCTGCCGCACAAGCTGCTGCTGCGGTGGTGAAACTCACTAGTAGTGGTAGAGCTACTACAACTACTAGTattaataataacaacaataataatactagTGGTGGTACAGTGATGACGTGGAATGGTGTTTCTCTAAGTTCCTCTACGGTGGCTGTTAAAAGAAAAGGAGTCTCAGTTGGTAAACCTGAAGATTGGGCTGCTGTTGTTATACAATCACATTTTCGAGCTTATTTG TCGAGGAGAGCTTTAAGAGCGTTGAAGGGGCTAGTGAAGCTTCAAGCACTGGTGAGAGGTCACATTGTGAGGCAACAAACTGCTGATTATCTACGGCAAATACAAGCAATAACCAGAGCTCAGTCGAGGGCTCGTGCTGGGCGGTCACAGGTCTCAGGATCCCCTCACTCGAGCACTAAGTCTGTTCAATTTCTTCATGCT AGTCCTACAACTCCAGAGAAATTCGAGCATGTTATCCGCGCAAGGAGCTTGAAGCACGACGAAACACTTCTGCTCAAG aggaatacctTGAAATCAAATTGGAAGGTGATTGATTCGGAAAAGGCACGAATTAGATCCCAAGGATCTTCTGCAAGGACCAGTTCTATtgatgatgaaaagagttgtgaCAAGATCCTCGAGATAGATACCGGGAGACCATATGCTACGCCTAAACAAAGGAACCTCTTTCACTCCTCACATCTTAGCTTGAATTCTGAACAATACAGCTATAGCTTAACAACATCGAAGGAATCGACAGCTCATCAAACGGTTCCCAGCCCATCGTCCTGTGGAAATCATGAAGATCTTGATGAAGCTTGCTTCTGTACTGCTGACAATAGCCCTCAGTTTTACTCGGCTTCATCAAAAGGCGGTAGCTCAAAGAGGGGCCCGTTTACTCCAACTAAGAGCCACGGTTCAAGCAGTTGCTTGAGTGGTTACTCTGATCATCCTAACTACATGTCCTACACCGAGTCCTCGAAGGCTAAGGTACGCTCAATGAGCGCACCGAAACAGAGGCCTAACTATGAGGGATCGAGCTCAACAAAAAGGTACTCGATTCACGGGTACGGTGAGTCAAGAACTAACTCACAAAAGGGTTCGTTTTACGCCAGCTTCAGTGGTAAAGCTTATCCCGGTTCAGGTAGATTAGACCGGCTTGGTATGCCGGTTATTAGAGCAGATCCATCTGGATTCAGTGGCGGTCTTCGACACAGATACTAA
- the LOC132634956 gene encoding 2S seed storage albumin protein-like, with product MAKVTMFGAMCLAILFMAVTATSFRTTITIAEEDVENPREQISQRCQQQVQRAQNLRSCEQYLRQSSRFTEEEEEEEEEMDQQTRDWRQAFPRCCQQLEQIQDEQCRCEGIRQVMQQQQQRGELQGRERREAFRTAQSLPGLCRIAPQQCQIRTRSLV from the exons ATGGCTAAAGTAACAATGTTTGGAGCAATGTGTTTAGCCATACTTTTTATGGCTGTTACAGCTACCAGCTTTCGTACAACAATTACCATAGCTGAAGAAGACGTTGAAAACCCAAGGGAACAAATATCTCAACGTTGCCAGCAGCAAGTACAAAGGGCACAGAACTTACGTTCTTGTGAACAGTATTTAAGACAAAGCAGCAGATTcactgaggaagaagaagaagaagaagaggaaatggaTCAACAAACCAGAGACTGGCGCCAAGCATTCCCAAG GTGCTGTCAGCAGCTAGAACAGATTCAAGACGAGCAATGCCGTTGTGAGGGAATAAGGCAAGTGATGCAACAGCAACAACAAAGAGGAGAATTGCAAGGAAGAGAAAGGAGAGAGGCTTTTAGGACTGCCCAAAGCCTACCTGGTTTATGTCGCATTGCTCCTCAGCAATGCCAAATTCGAACCCGCAGCTTGGTCTAG
- the LOC132634958 gene encoding protein IQ-DOMAIN 22-like isoform X2 produces the protein MGKASKWFRGLLGLKKHDSSPPSNQTPNPTKQTKKKWSFVKSYREKEKEKDSTFIKSSHYGGGGGDGVVASNSLENNAVVSGSVSVVDPTKRAMAVAEATAVVAEAAIAAAQAAAAVVKLTSSGRATTTTSINNNNNNNTSGGTVMTWNGVSLSSSTVAVKRKGVSVGKPEDWAAVVIQSHFRAYLSRRALRALKGLVKLQALVRGHIVRQQTADYLRQIQAITRAQSRARAGRSQSPTTPEKFEHVIRARSLKHDETLLLKRNTLKSNWKVIDSEKARIRSQGSSARTSSIDDEKSCDKILEIDTGRPYATPKQRNLFHSSHLSLNSEQYSYSLTTSKESTAHQTVPSPSSCGNHEDLDEACFCTADNSPQFYSASSKGGSSKRGPFTPTKSHGSSSCLSGYSDHPNYMSYTESSKAKVRSMSAPKQRPNYEGSSSTKRYSIHGYGESRTNSQKGSFYASFSGKAYPGSGRLDRLGMPVIRADPSGFSGGLRHRY, from the exons aTGGGGAAAGCATCCAAATGGTTTAGAGGTCTTCTTGGCCTCAAAAAACACGACTCATCACCCCCTTCTAACCAAACTCCAAACCCCACTaaacaaacaaagaaaaaatGGAGCTTTGTTAAATCTTacagagaaaaagaaaaagaaaaagactctacgtttattaaatcatcacactatggtggtggtggtggtgatggtgtTGTTGCATCAAATTCACTTGAAAACAACGCTGTTGTTAGTGGCAGTGTCAGTGTTGTTGATCCGACAAAGCGTGCGATGGCTGTCGCAGAAGCAACTGCTGTCGTGGCAGAAGCTGCTATTGCTGCCGCACAAGCTGCTGCTGCGGTGGTGAAACTCACTAGTAGTGGTAGAGCTACTACAACTACTAGTattaataataacaacaataataatactagTGGTGGTACAGTGATGACGTGGAATGGTGTTTCTCTAAGTTCCTCTACGGTGGCTGTTAAAAGAAAAGGAGTCTCAGTTGGTAAACCTGAAGATTGGGCTGCTGTTGTTATACAATCACATTTTCGAGCTTATTTG TCGAGGAGAGCTTTAAGAGCGTTGAAGGGGCTAGTGAAGCTTCAAGCACTGGTGAGAGGTCACATTGTGAGGCAACAAACTGCTGATTATCTACGGCAAATACAAGCAATAACCAGAGCTCAGTCGAGGGCTCGTGCTGGGCGGTCACAG AGTCCTACAACTCCAGAGAAATTCGAGCATGTTATCCGCGCAAGGAGCTTGAAGCACGACGAAACACTTCTGCTCAAG aggaatacctTGAAATCAAATTGGAAGGTGATTGATTCGGAAAAGGCACGAATTAGATCCCAAGGATCTTCTGCAAGGACCAGTTCTATtgatgatgaaaagagttgtgaCAAGATCCTCGAGATAGATACCGGGAGACCATATGCTACGCCTAAACAAAGGAACCTCTTTCACTCCTCACATCTTAGCTTGAATTCTGAACAATACAGCTATAGCTTAACAACATCGAAGGAATCGACAGCTCATCAAACGGTTCCCAGCCCATCGTCCTGTGGAAATCATGAAGATCTTGATGAAGCTTGCTTCTGTACTGCTGACAATAGCCCTCAGTTTTACTCGGCTTCATCAAAAGGCGGTAGCTCAAAGAGGGGCCCGTTTACTCCAACTAAGAGCCACGGTTCAAGCAGTTGCTTGAGTGGTTACTCTGATCATCCTAACTACATGTCCTACACCGAGTCCTCGAAGGCTAAGGTACGCTCAATGAGCGCACCGAAACAGAGGCCTAACTATGAGGGATCGAGCTCAACAAAAAGGTACTCGATTCACGGGTACGGTGAGTCAAGAACTAACTCACAAAAGGGTTCGTTTTACGCCAGCTTCAGTGGTAAAGCTTATCCCGGTTCAGGTAGATTAGACCGGCTTGGTATGCCGGTTATTAGAGCAGATCCATCTGGATTCAGTGGCGGTCTTCGACACAGATACTAA